The following coding sequences lie in one Musa acuminata AAA Group cultivar baxijiao chromosome BXJ1-8, Cavendish_Baxijiao_AAA, whole genome shotgun sequence genomic window:
- the LOC135587369 gene encoding GDSL esterase/lipase At4g16230-like, with the protein MAFLAYHPDKLGFLLVMLCCFLSTTCSVRVPPANFVFGDSLVDVGNNNYITTFSKANYVPNGIDFPGHEPTGRYTNGRTIVDILGQALGLMEFTPPFLAPSTAGDVVLNGVNYASGGAGILNKTGNLFVGRINLDAQIDNFANTREDIVARLGSPAASALLRSALFSVTIGANDFINNYLTPLLSVPERAAVPPDVFVEAMIARYRHQLTRLYHLDARKLVVVNVGPIGCTPYLREVYPSATGDNCVDFPNQLARHYNGRLRDLVAELNTNLEGAVLVYADVYRIVTEIIRDHGIYGFEVADSACCFVNGRYGGLTPCGPSSAVCADRSKYVFWDPYHPSDAANVVITERLLGGGLDDISPMNVRQLVDARGTDPP; encoded by the exons ATGGCCTTTCTTGCTTACCACCCTGACAAACTTGGGTTTCTTCTCGTGATGCTGTGCTGCTTCCTGTCAACGACATGCTCTGTGAGGGTTCCACCAGCCAACTTCGTCTTCGGGGACTCACTGGTCGATGTTGGAAACAATAACTACATCACCACCTTCTCCAAGGCCAATTACGTACCCAATGGCATTGACTTCCCAGGCCATGAACCCACCGGCCGCTACACCAATGGCCGAACGATCGTTGACATTCTAG GTCAAGCTCTTGGTCTCATGGAGTTCACTCCTCCTTTTCTTGCTCCAAGCACCGCAGGAGATGTGGTGCTCAACGGCGTGAACTATGCCTCTGGAGGAGCAGGAATCCTCAACAAGACGGGGAATCTCTTT GTCGGACGCATCAACTTGGACGCACAAATCGACAACTTCGCAAACACGAGGGAAGACATCGTCGCCCGCCTCGGATCACCTGCTGCTTCCGCGCTGCTGCGAAGCGCTCTGTTCTCCGTCACCATCGGCGCCAATGACTTCATCAACAATTACCTCACGCCGCTGCTGTCGGTGCCGGAAAGAGCAGCAGTCCCTCCCGATGTCTTCGTCGAGGCCATGATCGCCAGATACAGACATCAGCTTACC AGGCTGTATCACCTGGACGCCAGGAAGCTCGTCGTGGTCAACGTTGGTCCTATAGGCTGCACTCCATACTTGAGGGAAGTCTACCCATCGGCAACAGGAGACAACTGCGTCGACTTCCCCAACCAGTTAGCTCGACACTACAACGGGAGGTTGAGAGATCTGGTGGCGGAGCTGAACACCAACCTGGAGGGAGCGGTGCTGGTGTACGCGGACGTCTACCGCATTGTAACAGAGATCATTCGGGATCATGGAATCTATGGCTTTGAGGTCGCAGATTCTGCGTGTTGCTTCGTCAACGGGCGATACGGCGGCCTCACACCGTGCGGCCCTTCGTCGGCGGTCTGCGCCGACAGATCCAAGTACGTGTTTTGGGATCCCTACCACCCTTCTGACGCTGCAAATGTGGTGATAACAGAACGATTGCTCGGTGGCGGCTTGGATGACATCTCTCCCATGAATGTGCGGCAGCTGGTTGATGCACGAGGCACTGATCCTCCATGA
- the LOC103993324 gene encoding probable enoyl-CoA hydratase 1, peroxisomal produces the protein MKAAAPMELIVVERDPAGVAVVTINRPKSLNSLTRPMIVSLAAAIRRLDADPAVGVVVITGRGRAFCSGIDLTAAEEVFKGDVKDVVADPVVQMERCRKPIIGAINGYAVTAGFEIALACDILIAGKDAKFVDTHTRFGIFPSWGLSQKLPRIIGINRAREVSLSGMAITAEMAEKWGLVNHVVDNGEVLKKAKEVAQAILRNNSDMVLRYKSVINDGSKLDLGHALALEKERAHSYYNGMTKEQFADMQKFISLRSSKPSSKL, from the exons ATGAAGGCAGCGGCACCTATGGAGCTCATCGTCGTCGAGCGCGACCCAGCAGGCGTCGCCGTCGTTACTATCAACCGCCCCAAGTCGCTCAACTCGCTCACCCGCCCGATGATTGTGTCGCTCGCTGCCGCCATCCGGCGGCTAGACGCCGACCCGGCGGTGGGCGTGGTGGTGATCACCGGGAGGGGGCGGGCATTTTGCTCCGGCATCGATCTCACGGCCGCCGAGGAGGTGTTCAAGGGCGACGTCAAGGACGTGGTCGCCGACCCCGTGGTCCAGATGGAACGCTGCCGAAAGCCCATCATCGGGGCGATCAATGGCTATGCTGTGACCGCGGGTTTTGAGATCGCCCTCGCCTGTGACATTCTCATCGCCGGAAAGGACGCCAAGTTCGTCGACACCCACACTAG GTTTGGAATATTTCCATCATGGGGCCTTTCACAGAAGCTCCCTCGCATCATTGGAATAAACAGAGCTCGAGAAGTATCACTTTCTGGCATGGCTATAACTGCAGAGATGGCAGAAAAATGGGGTCTTGTTAACCATGTCGTGGACAATGGCGaggtgttgaagaaagcaaaagagGTTGCACAGGCCATTTTAAGAAACAACAGTGACATGGTGTTGAGGTACAAATCAGTAATCAATGATGGTTCCAAACTGGATCTAGGTCATGCTCTTGCCCTCGAAAAG GAGAGAGCTCACAGCTATTATAATGGCATGACGAAGGAGCAATTTGCAGATATGCAGAAGTTTATATCACTTCGAAGTTCAAAGCCCTCATCCAAGCTTTAG